A segment of the Oncorhynchus tshawytscha isolate Ot180627B linkage group LG06, Otsh_v2.0, whole genome shotgun sequence genome:
GAAGGACAACTTTGTCCGCTACCTGGAGCATGTTCAGGCCGTGATCACCGTCAATGGCAGTCGCCGTGGTGACCTCAACATCAACATGACCTCCCCCATGGGCACCAAGTCCATCCTACTAAGCCGCCGGCCCCGGGACGACGATGCCAAGGTGGGCTTCGACAAGTGGCCCTTCATGACTACCCAAACCTGGGGAGAGGACCCCCGCGGGACCTGGGTCCTGGAGGTGGGCTTCCAGGGAAACGAGCCACAGAGGGGTGTCCTGAAGGAGTGGACCCTCATGCTGCACGGAACACAAAGTGCTCCTTACATAGACCAGATAGTGCGTGACTACCAGTCCAAATTAGCCATGTCCAAAAAGGAGGAGTTGGAGGAAGAGCTGGACGAGGCGGTGGAGAGGAGCCTGAAGAGCCTGCTGAGTAAAAACTAGCTGACGTAGCTAACTAAACACCGTCTGGTCAGGTCAGCATGCCgggccactctctctctctatttctttctctcactccccctctcttctctcctatctttctctcactttccctttctctcaccaaataactttctctccctctcttgccctctctcacactttctctcctccctccctttctctcctctctctcattgactttctctccttctctcccctccctcccttttctcagctttttgtttttctgtgtttaTATTAGCCCTCCACTTTCGATAGATGTTTCTTGTAATCCGATTATGATAAAAGTGTAACCTTCAAATAATCTGTTCTATAGAGAAAACTAAAAGATCCCATCTTGCTTTCTGTCTATGTTTTTTACACTTTACTAAAATGTATATAAACAGAATATATCCACTATATGGTGTTATTGCATTTCCCCGCCCCTCCACCTCTGGTAAAACAACTATTGTACAGTTTGTGACTGTAAACAATTTTCTGTGTCATTCTTAAAGTTGAATATCTTGcaatcagagcagtgatacttctttctgtttatatttttgtgacAAGCAACTGTTTCTATATAAACAAGACAAGGAACGTGTGATTAATTTTGACGCCTGTGCACCTAAAAAAGTATACCATAATAAATCTATTCAGCTGTTTGTTAAAGTGATTTGCCTCACTCGGCAATGCACATTCAGGTAGCAGACATGTCTTCAGTCTCTTTGTCATTTGAATAAGGATGAGAAATAAGACCAGCAGAGAGATAGAGGTCAGAACCTGCGTACGTGCCTCTGTATTCCAATTCCACTTTTTAAGGTAAGTCATTTTGCCTTACAATGGTCATTGCCAGTCAACTGAAGCCTATGCGCCAATGGGAAGCCCTTATCTGTTAACTCGAGAGCACAAAGCACAGGGACATTTAGATCACACACTGTGTAAAGAGACTATATCGTATAAAACACTATtagcttctctttctctcccctttttgTCTTACTTTTGCCTCTctgtcacacgcacacacacacacacacatgctccctctcgttctctttttctctctcttgtctgtcccTCTAAGGGAGAGTGGATTATGCAGAGTTCAGAGGTCACTGTCTGCTCCTCCAGATCACCCCGATGAAACATTCATGTCTTTCCTTCAGTAGCTGCAGAGTTCAAGGTAACACCTTTCACTCTGGGCTGGGAGACTCCCGATGTTTACTAAACACTGCACTAGCTTACTTAGTGTAGTGTCCTCACTTTGGTGCAATTAATATTCCTCCAGTATCTAAGTAAAACAGGGTGATCAGATAAAAAACGAGGCATCCATCGCCTCTACCCTTCAATCATCTTTATAAAGCAGGTAAAGAGTGCTTAAACTGCATACAGTAGATAGAAAGTACAAATATGAAACATCAGCTGTTATTATTCAAAGAATATAATATGAATCGTTTCATCTTTCTTGGAACTACATGAGATGATGAGAAGGACTGGGGGCGTTTGTTTGTAAAGCAACCGTGTGTTATAACAGCGGTCTTAACattaaaacacaaagacaggagagCTTTATGCTTGTGAAACgtgattattttttattattaaagcaGTTTTATACACAGCAAGACTGTGTTGAGGGAGGTCAATGGCATTCAATTGAGCATTAAGTCTTGGGTggaggtttgggttaaggtttgaTTTGGAAGGGTGGCAAACATCCATGAGGGCAAGTAGCATGTAATCCATTTTTTTCACACATCAAAGTCATGTTTTTGCTCActtaattttttttttggggggggcgagAGGGCTTGTTCTGTTGTTTCGATGCTGGTACTTTGAGTTTTCAGACAGTAAAGGCATAAGGTATTGGCGTAGGTagaaacaacaacagcagcattaTGGAACCAGCTAACTCTTGCTGAACACAAAGCCAGAGAGCTTTTTAAATGGAGGAGCAGTATCATGAATGTGGAAGGAGTCTTTAGCAGTTTCCTATGTGAGGACTGGCTCATAGCAGTTGGTCTCATCCACGGTTGAACAGTGTTTTTAGAATGTCTTTAGCAGAGTCTCATATTGGTCTCATTGTTTGTTCTTGCTGGCATAAGGTGAGGTGGAACTTGTGAGGAGTCTGTCCAGCTCTTTTGGTCGAGGTCAATCTCCTCAGACTCAGTGCTTCTTCTTGCTGGTCTTCTCAATCATGGTCTCCACCACCATGGCCGTCTCCTCATAGCCCTTGGTCTTGCGGTCGTTGGAGAACCTTTCCACTGACTCCACCATCTCCACCTTCTCGTAGCTCATGGAGTCAGGGGGCATGCTGCTAGCGCCACGGGGGGAGGGCATGGGAGGAAGGCCCCTACGGCGACTGTCATCTTTACCCCCCTTGGGTCCGGAGGGATTGCTGGGGCATTTGGGGTCTTTGGGGTCAGGGCCTGGAGCTGGGGCAGGGTTGGGCTGTGGGGGGGGAGTAGGATCTACGTCCCTAGATTTCCCCTTCCCACCACCTTTTCCGCCCTTATCGTCACCCTTACCACCCTCTCCGTCGGAAGGTGGGGTGGGAATACAGGGGCAAGGGGGTGGCATGGGCTGTGGATGAGGGGGGTCAGGGGAGGGGGTGTATGGGCTGAAGGGGTCATAAGGGGAGACCATGCCGTCGCAGATCGTGACAAAGACGTGTCCAGCAGAGGGGCTGGAGGTGTAGAAATGGGGGTGGGGGTAGCTGCCGTCACCCGTCACCAACACATAGCGCCCCTTAGTATAGAAGTCAGCAATTGGCTCTGGCTTCTTGTACTTCCTCATGCGGTCTCTGACGATGTTACAGAGCGTGTCGAAGGCCTTGCTGATCTGAGCTCCGTCTGGGACGTCCTGGGGGGACACACCCGTGTACAGCGAACTCTGCTTCTCCCTATtcaccctgtcctcctcctcctccatccctcgctcCTCATCCTCCATGTGTTCAGCTCCACCGACTCTTTCGTCCTGGCCACTGTCCATCACGTCTTTGGGACTGATCTCCTTCTTCTTCATGACCTTCTTGGCCAGGTTCTTCTGGCGAGGCTTGACACTGCTGATGTCCTGGACGGCTTGGGTGATGTCTGGcagataaacaaaataaacatcTTATATGAGACAAAACACTTTCAAAATTCTAAAAAATATTATTGAAGGGGGAAAGGACTTCCGCGGGACCTGTATCATCCTAACCTGGATCATGAATAGAAACCTTTATATAAGACAAAACACACTATCGAAGGAGGAAAGGACTCCTGCAGAACCTGGATCCTCCTAACCACGATCACCATTATCCATGTATAGACCTCAGGAGGATCCATTGTTTGTTGTTTTAACTGGGTGGGAATCACATCACTGTGTGGCTGCAGTCATTAGGGCTCTAGCTAGTGTGGTTATAGCCTATGATGACGATGGGTTGTTACGTGTCTGCTCTGTATGTATGGAAACTATCAGTGTGAAGAAGCTGTGGAATGAGACGTGGCCATTTCCTCACCTCTGCCCCTGCTCGAcacagtgggtgtgtgggtaAAGCGGTAATTGGTGGTGAACAAGGTAATGGGAGTCCCAATTATCGCTGAATTCAATCTGTGGAAGAGAATGAGGAAGAAACATCAGTTAGGACATCACCACAGAAGCAGCATGTGATAGTGTATTTGTATGTGTTGGTACTAAACATTATATTAGTAATTCTAAGAGGAAAATTCCTTTGTCCTTTTTctaattactttcccatttttGTATTGTGAGGCTGTAAAGAAAAGATGTATTGATAAAGTAAACAAAAGAAGGATTAGGCCATATTAAAGGGGATTAAATAttacattaaaaataaataacctTCCTGAAGAGATATTCAACCATGATTGAACAAATCTGATGTGGAAAACACACAAATATAATATCCAACACTGCCACCATGTGGCTGATATTCTACTACAAGATTTCGCAGAGTCAACACATTGAAGTGCTTCCTAATATCCAGTAGCAGGACACTGGTGTGTTGTGGTTAGTAATTACCTGTTGTCCTCATTCTCAATGATCCTCTTGTACCTCTCCAGCTCATTCTCCAGGGAGATCTGGTACATGGCCAGGTGGCGGCACTCGTTGGTGTATTTCTCCAGGAACCTCTCGGCCTCCTCAATGTCCTTCCTCAGAGACTCAATTTGCTCGTTGTACAGCTGGATCTCATCGTCATAGCTCTCCTGGGTGCTCTTGATGGAATTCTCCAACACTGAGgtctgacacagagagagagagagagagagagagagagagaaatctgaTTATCATTTCAATATAGAGGTGGGAAACATTTTATCATATGGTATGCTACTGTACACTGCTtattaaaaaaatcaaataaaaaacagaatagATGTCATATAGAAAAGTTCAACTTAATTTTTATTATTTAAGTGATCGTTGTCATTCCTGCTTGGTCATCGAACTATGCTAACGTGCCAGCTGTCTGACTTTAAAAAGACAGAATAAATCAGAACATCATGACTACTGTACTCTCTGAGGATGTTGTGGTGACAACTGTAGTACTACACAGGTGTTCAACCCACGTACATATTCAACCTTCATGGCAACCTGTCTCCGATTGAAAATTGAGCCTTTAGAATTTTTAGAGATATGATAATTATTTCATGAAAATATTCAGATTTCTTGCAATTATAGTCACAAAATTTTAAAAAAGTCTGAGTTATAGAATGCCATTTGAAAATGTTTTGCTAGGAAACACAAACAGTCATGAGGTACAGGCTACAGAAAATGAACAAAGTGAAAAGCATAATTTGGGAAAAAAGCAGAGGTAGGGACCAAACAACTAAAATGAAGGGATGCTCATTTAAGAAATGATTCAATAGATTCACAACTTTTGGAGAAAATAAACATGGACTTATGCATCAGTTTGAGGTAGACATTGAGAGTTGTTTTTTTGTCCTTCTATGTCTTTTAGTTTTTACTAGTATTTTTCTAAGATACACCTGTATTTCCCCGCTTCTCTGTTGCTTGTTTCATCTTTACTCACTAATCTAAAGGTGATGACTGACACCTACTGGCGCCCCTGTGCAACTACAACCAGTTTATGTCCTCTCCTCCATGGGTACATGTAAACTGTCTAACTCAATTCAAGTGGCtacctcatctcccttcctcactAATATGCATAGAGAGTAGGGCctaggggttgatttggaatGTGACACTTTCAAACACTTGAGCATGAGATGTTCGCTAAGTTATCATAGTAATGGATAGGAACCTACCTCGGTCTGCAGATGCAGCTTCTGTGCCTGGAGCTGGCAGAGGGCGCTCTTGTACTCCTCCAGCTGGCTTTGCAGGGCTGGAACTCTCCTCTGGGCCAGCTGCTTTTCCTGCTccttcacacagagacagttatAATACACAATGATCACACAGAGACAAGACAGGCCAGTTATAACACATAGCGATCACACAAAGGGACCACAGGCCAGTTATAACACATAGCGATCACACAAAGGGATCATAGGCCTGTTATAACACATAGAGATCACACAAAGGGATCACAGGCCAGTTATAACACATAGAGATCACACAAAGGGATCACAGGCCAGTGATAACACATAGAGATCACACAAAGGGACCACAGGCCAGTTATAACACATAGAGATCACACAAAGGGACCACAGGCCAGTTATAATACACACTGAACAACTAGACAGGCATTCAACATGTACATTGagaataccaaacattaggaacttcctaatattgagttgcaattgTCTCTAGGCTTAAAAATACATCTTTAAGCTATCTACACTGATTaacgtggatttaacaagtgacatcaatacgggatcatacagtgccttgcgaaagtattcggcccccttgaactttgcgaccttttgccacatttcaggcttcaaacaaagatataaaactgtatttttttgtgaagaatcaacaacaagtgggacacaatcatgaagtggaacgacatttattggatatgtcaaacttttttaacaaattaaaaactgaaaaattgggcgtgcaaaattattcagcccctttactttcagtgcagcaaactctctccagaagttcagtgaggatctctgaatgatcgaatgttgacctaaatgactaatgatgataaatacaatccacctgtgtgtaatcaagtctccgtataaatgcacctgcactgtgatagtctcagaggtccgttaaaagcggagagagcatcatgaagaacaaggaacacaccaggcaggtccgagatactgttgtgaagaagtttaaagccggatttggataccaaaagatttcccaagctttaaacatcccaaggagcactgtgcaagcgataatattgaaatggaaggagtatcagaccactgcaaatctaccaagacctggccgtccctctaaactttcagctcatacaaggagaagactgatcagagatgcagccaagaggcccatgatcactctggatgaactgcagagatctacagctgaggtgggagactctgtccataggacaacaatcagtcgtatattgcacaaatctggcctttatggaagagtggcaagaagaaagccatttcttaaagatatccataaaaagtgttgtttaaagtttgccacaagccacctgggagacacaccaaagaTGTGGAAGaaagtgctctggtcagatgaaaccaaaattgaactttttggcaacaatgcaaaacgttatgtttggcgtaaaagc
Coding sequences within it:
- the LOC112253024 gene encoding filensin isoform X2; amino-acid sequence: MHQTSYTHEVRKEKYERSDVFEEPYGPDASAGASAIQGWESLQELNSRFARYINRARVLEQRNAVFRKQLETLQRMEEASGLEEAFTEQIGLNQQRIRELSADRAKLERELKDSCRMLDEFTNKYRNECEYQEQLRGTLEQLNKEADYALLGNLEFQIQSQFLQDDINSTKDRHRKNLAEIQTYVNILHQINQTISLVPNVAVGISEEKQLAQRRVPALQSQLEEYKSALCQLQAQKLHLQTETSVLENSIKSTQESYDDEIQLYNEQIESLRKDIEEAERFLEKYTNECRHLAMYQISLENELERYKRIIENEDNRLNSAIIGTPITLFTTNYRFTHTPTVSSRGRDITQAVQDISSVKPRQKNLAKKVMKKKEISPKDVMDSGQDERVGGAEHMEDEERGMEEEEDRVNREKQSSLYTGVSPQDVPDGAQISKAFDTLCNIVRDRMRKYKKPEPIADFYTKGRYVLVTGDGSYPHPHFYTSSPSAGHVFVTICDGMVSPYDPFSPYTPSPDPPHPQPMPPPCPCIPTPPSDGEGGKGDDKGGKGGGKGKSRDVDPTPPPQPNPAPAPGPDPKDPKCPSNPSGPKGGKDDSRRRGLPPMPSPRGASSMPPDSMSYEKVEMVESVERFSNDRKTKGYEETAMVVETMIEKTSKKKH
- the LOC112253024 gene encoding filensin isoform X1 — translated: MHQTSYTHEVRKEKYERSDVFEEPYGPDASAGASAIQGWESLQELNSRFARYINRARVLEQRNAVFRKQLETLQRMEEASGLEEAFTEQIGLNQQRIRELSADRAKLERELKDSCRMLDEFTNKYRNECEYQEQLRGTLEQLNKEADYALLGNLEFQIQSQFLQDDINSTKDRHRKNLAEIQTYVNILHQINQTISLVPNVAVGISEEQEKQLAQRRVPALQSQLEEYKSALCQLQAQKLHLQTETSVLENSIKSTQESYDDEIQLYNEQIESLRKDIEEAERFLEKYTNECRHLAMYQISLENELERYKRIIENEDNRLNSAIIGTPITLFTTNYRFTHTPTVSSRGRDITQAVQDISSVKPRQKNLAKKVMKKKEISPKDVMDSGQDERVGGAEHMEDEERGMEEEEDRVNREKQSSLYTGVSPQDVPDGAQISKAFDTLCNIVRDRMRKYKKPEPIADFYTKGRYVLVTGDGSYPHPHFYTSSPSAGHVFVTICDGMVSPYDPFSPYTPSPDPPHPQPMPPPCPCIPTPPSDGEGGKGDDKGGKGGGKGKSRDVDPTPPPQPNPAPAPGPDPKDPKCPSNPSGPKGGKDDSRRRGLPPMPSPRGASSMPPDSMSYEKVEMVESVERFSNDRKTKGYEETAMVVETMIEKTSKKKH